The following nucleotide sequence is from Streptomyces sp. NBC_00237.
GCGCGGCGGTGTCCGGACGCTGCGCCTCCACTCCGCGCTCTGAAGACCCGCCCGACCCCTTAGGCTCCTTCTCATGTTCTGGCCCATGCTCGCCATCGCCCTCGGATTCCTCGGACTCGCCGTGCTCGGCGTGCTGGCGGTCCGGGTCTTCGTCGAAGTCCGCCGCCTCGGGCGGCAGGTCGCCGAGTCCTCGCGGCGGATCACGGTCGCGGCCGAGGATCTGGAGCGGTCGGCCGAGGGCCTGGCGCGGACCGGCGAGGCGCTGCGGTAGAGGCCCGGGCGGTGGCGGAACCGCGTCCTCCGTGCCTGTCTGCGGGAGCGGTACGCTCAGTGACTGCGGTGCCGGGAGCGAGGCACGGGCCGCAATCCGGAGTACGCACGGGCATTGCCCTGTGTTTACTCCGGGGGGTTACGATCGCTGACAGTACGAAGGGCCGGACACCTGTCCGGCCACACGCTCCACTCCCACCCCGCCGCCTCGGTGAGAAGGTCCCACTATGTTCCGTCAGATCGGCGCCCCCGAACTGATCATCATTGCCCTGCTGATCCTGCTGCTGTTCGGTGCGAAGAAGCTTCCCGACATGGCGCGTTCGCTCGGCAAGTCCGCCCGCATCCTCAAGAGCGAGGCCAAGGCGATGAAGTCCGAGGGCGGCCAGCAGGCGAGCGCCCCCGCGGACCCGCCGTCGAAGGACGCCAAGCCGGAGGACGACGCTCCGCGCACCATCAAGGCCGCTCCGGGGGACGTGACCTCCCGTCCGGTGACCGAGCCGACCGACGTCAAGCGCTGACACCGGGCCGATGCGGGCAGTCCGCAAGGTGACGGCTGCCTGTTACACGAGATGAGGACGTGGGTTGCTCAAGTTTGCCCGCAAGCAGGTGAAGGAAAAGGATCCCGAGGGGCGGATGCCGCTCGGGGAGCACCTGCGTGAGCTTCGCAACCGGCTTGCCGTGGCGGTCCTCGCGGTCGTCGTGATCGGCATCGTCGCCCTTTTCTGGAGCAACGAGATCATCGCGTTCCTGACCGACCCGGTGCCCAAGTGCACGCCGGGCGGGATCAGGACCGGCGGTTCCTGCGCCAACCTCACCTACATGGACATCCTGTCCCCCTTCTCCACCACGGTGAAGGTCAGTTTCCTGACCGGTGTGGTCGTCTCCGCGCCGGTCTGGCTCTACCAGCTGTGGGCGTTCATCGCCCCCGGTCTGCACCGGAACGAGAAGAAGTACACGTACTGGTTCGTGGCTGTGGCGGCTCCGCTGTTCGTCGCCGGCGCGTACACGGCGTACGTGGTGCTGCCGGTGAGCTTCAAGGTGCTGCTGGGCATCACGCCGGACGGCTTCGAGAACCTGCTGTCCCTGGACACGATCCTCGACTTCTCCGTCCGCATGGTCCTGGTCTTCGGCGTCGCCTTCGAGGTGCCGCTCGTCATGATCATGCTGAACTTCGCGAAGGTCGTCACCGGCAAGCAGATGGTCCGCTGGTGGCGGGCGGTCCTGATGGGCGTCTTCGTCTTCGGCGCGCTCGCGACCCCCTCGACCGACCCGGTCGGCATGCTGGCCCTGTCCGGGCCGATCATCGTCCTGTACTTCATCGCGGTGGGCATCGCGTTGCTCAACGACAAGCGCCGGGAGCGGAACAACCCGGACGCCCTGCTGGACGACGACGAGGCGTCCGCGCTCGACCTCACACCTGAGGCGGTGGGGGAGATCGAGCCGGTGGCCTCCGGTGGACGGCGCGCGTTGCCGGAGCAGGCGAACGGCCGCAGCCCGAAGCAGCTCAACGGTTACGACGACATCACCTGACCGGGGCGCTGCCGCTGACCGCCGTGTGCGTGCCGGGGCCGTGCGGGTGCTGGTCCCGGAGGCCGTTCCCGCACGCGGCGGGCGGCCGGATTCCACGGGTGAATAAAGATCGGGCTGAGTGTCACAGGTGGCGGGTAGGCTCGAAGACAAGATGACAGAGGACCTCTCACCAGCCGAGCGATACGCCGCGTCCCGGATCCGCGCCGCCGAGGACGCCACCGCGCTCGCCCCCTTCCGCGCCCTGTACGAATTCGACCTGGACCCCTTCCAGATCGAGGCATGCCAGGCGCTGGAGTCGGGCAAGGGCGTGCTGGTCGCGGCACCCACCGGCTCGGGCAAGACGATCGTCGGCGAGTTCGCCGTGCACCTCGCCCTCACGCAGGGCGGCAAGTGCTTCTACACCACGCCCATCAAGGCGCTGTCCAACCAGAAGTACCAGGACCTCGTGAAGCGTTACGGCGCGGACAAGGTCGGGCTGCTGACGGGTGACAACAGCGTCAACGCGGACGCGCCGGTGGTCGTCATGACCACCGAGGTGCTCCGCAACATGCTCTACGCGGGCTCGCAGTCGCTGCTCGGCCTCGCGTACGTGGTCATGGACGAGGTGCACTACCTCTCCGACCGCTTCCGGGGCGCGGTGTGGGAAGAGGTGATCATTCACCTTCCGGAGTCCGTGACGCTGGTGTCGCTGTCGGCGACCGTGTCCAACGCGGAGGAGTTCGGCGACTGGCTGGACACCGTGCGCGGCGACACCGCCGTCATCGTCTCCGAGCACCGGCCCGTGCCGCTCTGGCAGCACGTGCTGGCCGGGCGGAAGATGTACGACCTCTTCGAGGAGTCCGACGACGGGCGCGGGGGCCGCCGCGAGGTCAACCCCGATCTGCTGCGGATGGCCCGCCTGGAGAACCAGAAGACGTACAACCCGCGCGACCGCCGCAAGGGCAAGATGGTCCGCGAGGCCGACCGGGAGCGGGAGCGCCGGTCCAGGACGCGGATCTGGACGCCGAGCCGGGCCGAGGTCATCGAGCGGCTCGACTCCGCGGGTCTGCTGCCCGCGATCACGTTCATCTTCAGCCGGGCGGGCTGTGAGGCCGCCGTCCAGCAGTGCATGTACGCGGGCCTGCGGCTCAACGACGAGGACGCCCGGCAGCGGGTCCGCGAGATCGTCGAGGAGCGGACGGCTTCCATTCCCGGCGAGGACCTCCACGTACTCGGCTACTACGAGTGGCTGGAGGGCCTGGAGCGGGGCATCGCCGCGCACCACGCGGGCATGCTGCCGACCTTCAAGGAGGTCGTCGAGGAACTGTTCGTGAAGGGGCTGGTCAAGGCGGTCTTCGCGACGGAGACCCTGGCGCTCGGCATCAACATGCCCGCCAGGTCCGTCGTCCTGGAGAAGCTCGTCAAGTGGAACGGCGAGCAGCACGCCGACATCACCCCCGGCGAGTACACGCAGCTCACCGGGCGGGCCGGGCGGCGCGGCATCGACGTCGAGGGACACGCGGCGGTGCTGTGGCAGCGCGGCATGGACCCGAGCGCCCTGGCCGGGCTCGCGGGCACCCGCACGTATCCGCTGCGGTCCAGCTTCAAGCCGTCGTACAACATGGCCGTGAACCTGGTCCAGCAGTTCGGGCGGCACCGCTCGCGGGAGCTCCTGGAGACGTCGTTCGCGCAGTTCCAGGCGGACAAGTCGGTCGTCGGCATCTCGAAGCAGGTGCAGCGCAACGAAGAGGGACTTGAGGGATACGAGCAGGGCATGACCTGCCACCTCGGGGACTTCCAGGAGTACGCGGGGATGCGCCGCGACCTCAAGGACCGGGAGACGGAACTCGCCAAGCAGGGCGCTGCCCAGCGGCGGGTGGCGGCGGCCGAGTCGCTGGAGAAGCTGAGGGTCGGCGACGTCATCCACGTACCGACGGGGAAGTTCGCGGGGCTCGCCCTGGTGCTGGACCCGGGGGTTCCGGCGGGCCGCACCAACGGGCACCGGCGGGGCTTCGAGCATCACGACGGGCCGCGCCCGCTGGTGCTGACCGCCGAGCGGCAGGTCAAGCGGCTCGCGGAGATCGACTTCCCGGTGCCGGTGGAGGCGCTGGAGCGGATGCGCATCCCGAAGTCCTTCAACCCCCGCTCGCCGCAGTCGCGGCGGGACCTGGCCTCGCAGCTGCGGACCAAGGCGGGGCACATCGCGCCCGACCGGCACCGCAAGGGGCGGGCGGCGGCGGCCGACGACCGGGAGATCGCCCGGCTGCGGACGGCCCTGCGCGCCCACCCCTGCCACGGCTGCGACGAGCGCGAGGACCACGCCCGGTGGGCGGAGCGGTACTACCGGCTCCAGCGCGACACCCGGCAGCTGGAGCAGCGGATCGAGGGGCGGACGAACACGATCGCCCGCACCTTCGACCGGATCTACGCACTGCTGACCGAGCTGGACTACCTGCGCGGCGACGAGGCGACGGAGCACGGCAAGCGGCTGGCCCGGCTGTACGGGGAGCTGGACCTGCTCGCTTCGGAGTGTCTGCGGGACGGGGTCTGGGAGGGCCTGAGCCCGGCCGAACTCGCCGCGTGCGTCTCGGCGTTGGTGTACGAGGCACGGCAGTCCGACGACGCGGTGGCGCCGAAGGTGCCCGGTGGGGCGGCCAAGGAGGCACTCGGTGAGATGGTCCGCATCTGGGGGCGCCTCGACGCCCTGGAGGAGGACCACCGGATCAACCAGACCGAGGGCGTCGGCCAGCGGGAACCCGATCTGGGGTTCGCGTGGGCGGTGTTCATGTGGGCCTCGGGCAAGGGGCTCGACGAGGTGCTGCGGGAGGCGGAGATGCCTGCCGGGGACTTCGTACGGTGGTGCAAGCAGGTGATCGACGTGCTCGGGCAGGTCGCGGCCGCGGCTCCCCGGGAGGACAGCACGGTCGGCAAGAACGCGCGCAAGGCCGTGGACGCGGTGCTGCGGGGCGTGGTGGCGTACAGCTCGGTGGGTTAGCTCGGTGGGTTAGCGCGGATCGTCGTGCGGGGCCCCGGTCGGGAATTCCGGCCGGGGCCCTCTGCTATGTGCCGGTGGCCCAGCCCTCGGGGTCGGTCCATGCCTGGAGGGTGCGGCGGCTTTCGAAGCGGTGGTGGGTGCCCGTGATCGGGTCGGTGAACTCCAGGGTGCGGGCGAGGAGTTGGAGGGGCCTGGTGAAGTCGTGGGGGGCGGGGTCGGTGAGGGTGGGGAAGTAGGGGTCGCCGAGGATCGGGAGGCCCAGGGCGTTCATGTGGACGCGGAGCTGGTGGGTGCGGCCGGTGTGGGGGGTGAGGCGGTAACGGGCCATGTCGCCCCGGTGGTCGAGGAGTTCGATGCGGCTTTCGCTGTTGGGTTCGCCGGGGACTTCGCGGGCGGCGACGATGCCGGGTGTCTTCTCGATGCGGCTGCGGACGGTGCGGGGGAGGGGGAGAGCGGGTCTGTGCGCGGCCAGCGCCTCGTACCGCTTGGTGACGTGGCGGTCGCGGAAGAGGTTCTGGTACGCGCCCCGGGCGGTCGGGTCGATGACGAGGAGGAGCACCCCGGCGGTGAGGCGGTCTAGACGGTGGGCCGGGCTGAGCGTGGGGAGGTCCAGGTCGTGGCGGAGGCGGGCGAGGGCGGTCTGGGTGATGTGGGCGCCACGGGGGGTGGTGGCGAGGAAGTGGGGCTTGTCGGCGATCAGGATGCGGGCGTCCCGGTGGAGGACCTCGATCGGGAACGGGACGGGGGGCTCCGGGGCGAGGACGCGGTGGAACCAGAGGTGCAGGCCGGGGGCGTACGGGGCGTCCGCGGCGAGGGAGGTGCCGTCGGCGGTGACGAACGCGCCCTCGTCGAGCATGCGGTCGACGGTGCCGGGGCCCGCGGCGGCGAGACGGGCGATGAGGTGCTCGCGGACGGTGGGCGGGGAGTCGTCGCCGACGGGCGGGAGCGTGAGGTGGAGAGCGTCGATGCCGAGGCGCTGAGGGAGGGGGGAGACGGCTGTGGTGGGGCGGCGGGGTCTGCGGGGCATGGTGGGGTCAAGGGTATGGGGGGTTCGTACGTGCCGATTGATCGTGGCCGGGCGGGCCCGCACACCGACACCGCCCCGCGCCCCCACACGGGGCGTGCTGCCACCGGGCGAGGGCCAGGCGGCGGAGGTCCGGGGGTGTGGGGGACCCGGTCGCCGAAGCCCGGGAGGGGGCGTGGAGGGGGTCCGTCCAGCGGGCGGGGAGGGCGGATGCGCCGTAGGCCGCGCCTGCGAGCGTGCCGGTCAGTGCCGCGACTGTGTCCGTGTCGCCGCCCAGGTCGATCGCCTCGCGCAGCGCGTCCTCGACGGTGGTCGTCGTACGCAGGGCCCAGAGTGCCGAGCCCAGGCAGGGCCGGAGCGCGCCGTTGAACTCCGTGGCCGGGCCCGGGTCCCAGCCGCCGCCCCGCACGTCGCGCCCGTACCCGGTCCGCAGCGCACGCGGAACGCGCCCCCGAGCTGGAACTCGAAGGGCGCGCCCAGTGCGTCGCCGACGGCCGAGCCGACGACCGTGCCGATCGCCCTGCTCGCCCCGGGAGTCGTGCGCTCCTCTTCCCTGGGGCGAGCGTACGGGCGGTGATTCAGCTCTTCGGCATCAGGACGGTGTCGACGATGTAGACCGTGGCGTTGGCGGTGGGGACGTTGCCGCAGACCACGGACGAGGTGTCGTTGACCTTGTAGGACTCGCCCGAGCCCGCGGTGGTCAGGGTGGACTTCTGGAGTGTCGGGTAGGTGCCCGTCTCCAGCTGCTTCGGGGTCAGCTTCTGGCCGACCACGTGGTAGGTGAGGATGCTGGTGAGCTTGGCCTTGTCGGCGAGGACGGCGTCCAGGTCGGCCTTGGGCAGCTTGGCGAAGGCGTCGTTGGTGGGGGCGAACACGGTGATGTTCTCGGCGTTGTTGAGGGTGTCGACCAGGCCCGCCTTCTTCACGGCGGTGACCAGGGTGGACAGGGCCGGGTTGTTCGACGCGGCGGTGGCCACCGGGTCCTTGGCCATCCCGTCGAAGCTGCCCGCGCCCTCCTTGGGGACGCCCGCGCAGCCCGGACCGAACGGGCCGCTCATCGCGGTCGTGTCGGACGGGGTGGAACCCATGCTCGCCTCCTTGGTGGGGGAGGACGAGGAGCCCGCGGCGTCCGTGGACTTCTCGGAGGTCGAGCAGGCGGTGAGGGCGAGGGGCAGGAGGGCGACCGCGGACACGGTGAGGGCTGCGCGGCGGGCGAGGGGGGTGCGGGTGGTGCTCATGGCGTTCTCCTTGGATGGTGCGTGAGTTGATGGATATGAAGGGTGTGGTGTGTGGTCCGGGGGCGGTGGGGTCAGGGCACGGTGACCACCACCGAGTGCAGGCCGGTCGCGCCGTCGGGAACGGTTCCCGTACGGCGTTCCGTCTGGGTGTCGCCCGCACGGTCCGTCGCGCGGACTTCGAGGGAGTGGTTGCCGGGAGTGGCCTGCCAGGGCCAGCTCCACTGCCGCCAGGTGTCGCGGCTCGTCTCGGCGGCGAGTGCGGCGTCCTGCCAGGGGCCGCCGTCGACCCGCACCTCGACCCGGGCGATGCCCCGGTGCTGGGCCCACGCCACCCCGGCGACCACGACCCGGCCCGCCTTCGGTGAGGCGAAGGGGCGCGGGGTGTCGATGCGCGACTGGGTCTTGATCGGGGCCTCGCGGGCCCAGCTCCTGCGCACCCAGTACGCGTCGAAGTCGTCGAAGGTGGTCAGTTCGAGGTCCTGGAGCCACTTGCAGGCCGAGACGTAGCCGTACAGGCCGGGCACCAGCATCCGGACCGGGAAGCCGTGGTCGAAGGGGAGCGGCTCGCCGTTCATGCCGAGGGCGAGGAGGGCGTCGCGTCCGTCCATCACCGTCTCGACGGGTGAGCCGAGCGTCATGCCGTCGACCGAGCGGGCGACGAGCTGGTCGGCGGGACCGCCGGAGGAGGGCGGCCGTACACCGGCTTCGCGCAGGAGGTCGGCCAGGCGCACGCCGATCCAGCGGGCGGTTCCGACGTACGGGCCGCCGACCTGGTTGGAGACGCAGGTCAGGGTGATGTCGCGCTCGATCAGGGGGCGGCGGAGGAGATCCGCGTACGTGTACGTGAGGGGCGTGGAGAGGCCCCTGCCGTGGAGGGTGAGCCGCCACCGGGTCGCGTCGACGCGGGGGACGACGAGGGCGGTGTCGACTCGGTAGAAGTCCCGGTTGGGCGTGGTGAAGGGGCTCAGGCCGGGGAGGCGGAGGTCGGCTCCCGGGGGGAGGGGGCGGGCGAGGTCGGTGGGCTCGGGGAGGGTGATCCGGGAGCGGGCCGTGGCGGCGCCCGCCTGCCGGTCGGAGTTGAGGCGACGGCCGATGAGCCCCGCACCGGCCGATGCGGCGACGGCCGCGGTGGCGGTGAGGACGAAGGCGCGCCGGTCGAAGGGGCGGGGGGTGCCGGGGGCGGCGGGGCCCGCGGGATCGTCGGCCGGGTGCGCGGGATCGGTGGCGGCCGGGTCCGCCGTGCCGCCGGTCGGGTGCTCGGGAGCGTCGGTGGGGAGCGGGGGATCGGTGCGGGAGCCGTTCGGGAACATGTTCCGGGGGAGTTCCGGGGCCGTGCCCGGGGTGGCCTCCGCAGGAGCAGGAGCAGGAGCAGGGGCAGAGGCGGGGGCGGGGGCAGAGGCAGGAGCGGGGGCGGATTCCGCAGGTGCCCGCCCCCGCCCGGGCGAGGCGGCCGGGAGGTGTTCCTCCGACGTGCTTCCGGCCGCCTCGGACCCGACCGGGCCGGAGTCCGGGGAGCCCACGTTCCCCGTGCCGGTGGCCGGTCCGGTCCCGGGCGCCGCATCCGTCCCGGCGCCCAGCTTCGACGTGAGCAGGAGCAGCACCGCCGCGCCCGCCGCCCCGCCCAGCAGCGACGGCAGAGCGTCCAGCGGGCGGCCCTCCGGGCGGGACACCGCCGCCCACGCGCCCAGCGCGCCGAAGGCGAACACGAGGAGGGCCGCCGTGCGGCGGTGGCGGGTGGCGAGGAGGCCGACGGCCACGGCGAAGAGGGCCAGCAGGGCGAGGATGCCCAGCTGGAGGACCAGCTTGTCGGCCGTGCCGAAGGTGCGGACCGCGAAGTCCTTCACCGCTGCGGGCGTACGGTCCACGACCGCACCGCCCACCGCCGGAACCGGTCCGGCCTCGGGGCGTACGGCCACAGCCGCCAGCTCGGCGGCGCACAGCGACGCGAAGGCGGCGATCAGGCCGCTGGTCGCGCTGGCGATGGTGCGTAGCTTTCCGCGTTTTCCGCTCACGCAAGAGGTTCGGCGCGGGAGGGGCCCGTGGATTGGTCGGAATGACTTCTTCCTTCGTTCGGGGCGTCGGCCAATCCGCACGGCCCGCCGCTCCGAATGGTGGCTGTGAACCGTATACAGCGGGAGGACATATGTCAGGCACCGGCATGAGATCGCGGGCCGGGGACCGGGGGGCGGGCACCGCCATCCGTACGGCTGTCGTCGGCGGCGGAGTGGCCGGGCTCACCGCCGCGCACGTGCTCTCCCGCGCCCACCACGTGACCCTGTACGACGCCGAACCCCGCCTCGGCGGGCACGCCCACACCCACGACGTGCCGTCCGCCGACGGGCGTGTGCACCGCGTCGACTCGGGCTTCATCGTCCACAACAGGCGTACGTACCCGCATCTGCTGCGGCTCTTCGGGGAACTCGGCGTGGAGACCCAGGAGTCCGAGATGAGCATGTCCGTACGGTGCGAGGGGTGCGGCCTGGAGTACGCGGGGGCGCGCGGACCGGGAGGGCTGTTCGCGCAGCCGCGCAACGCCGTGCGGCCCGCCTATCTGCGGATGCTCGCCGAGGTGCCGCTCTTCCACCGCAGGGCACGGCAGTTGATGGAACACGGCGCCCACGACGGTTTGACGCTGGGGGAGTTCGTGCGGAGGGGGAAGTTTTCCGCGTACTTCGTCGCGCACTTCCTCACGCCGCTCGTCTCCGCCGTCTGGTCGTGCGACCCGGCGACTTCGCTGCGCTACCCCGCCCGGTACCTCTTCCGCTTCCTCGCCCACCACGGGATGCTCTCCGTCGGCGGCTCGCCCGCCTGGCGGACCGTCGTCGGCGGGTCGAGGGAGTACGTCGAGCGGGCCGCCAAGCAGCTCGACGCCGTGCACACCGCCACCCCCGTGCGGGCGCTGAGGCGGCACGCCGACGGGGTGGAGGTGACCACCGAGGACGGCACCACGCTCCCGTACGACCGGGTGGTCGTGGCCGTCCACCCGGACCAGGCGCTGCGGCTGCTCGCCGACGCGACCGAGGCCGAACGGCGTGTGCTCGGCGCGTTCCGGTACTCGCGCAACCCGACCCTGCTGC
It contains:
- a CDS encoding fasciclin domain-containing protein, which codes for MSTTRTPLARRAALTVSAVALLPLALTACSTSEKSTDAAGSSSSPTKEASMGSTPSDTTAMSGPFGPGCAGVPKEGAGSFDGMAKDPVATAASNNPALSTLVTAVKKAGLVDTLNNAENITVFAPTNDAFAKLPKADLDAVLADKAKLTSILTYHVVGQKLTPKQLETGTYPTLQKSTLTTAGSGESYKVNDTSSVVCGNVPTANATVYIVDTVLMPKS
- a CDS encoding ADP-ribosylglycohydrolase family protein gives rise to the protein MRGGGWDPGPATEFNGALRPCLGSALWALRTTTTVEDALREAIDLGGDTDTVAALTGTLAGAAYGASALPARWTDPLHAPSRASATGSPTPPDLRRLALARWQHAPCGGAGRCRCAGPPGHDQSARTNPPYP
- the tatA gene encoding Sec-independent protein translocase subunit TatA; this translates as MFRQIGAPELIIIALLILLLFGAKKLPDMARSLGKSARILKSEAKAMKSEGGQQASAPADPPSKDAKPEDDAPRTIKAAPGDVTSRPVTEPTDVKR
- the tatC gene encoding twin-arginine translocase subunit TatC is translated as MLKFARKQVKEKDPEGRMPLGEHLRELRNRLAVAVLAVVVIGIVALFWSNEIIAFLTDPVPKCTPGGIRTGGSCANLTYMDILSPFSTTVKVSFLTGVVVSAPVWLYQLWAFIAPGLHRNEKKYTYWFVAVAAPLFVAGAYTAYVVLPVSFKVLLGITPDGFENLLSLDTILDFSVRMVLVFGVAFEVPLVMIMLNFAKVVTGKQMVRWWRAVLMGVFVFGALATPSTDPVGMLALSGPIIVLYFIAVGIALLNDKRRERNNPDALLDDDEASALDLTPEAVGEIEPVASGGRRALPEQANGRSPKQLNGYDDIT
- a CDS encoding molybdopterin-dependent oxidoreductase, with the translated sequence MSGKRGKLRTIASATSGLIAAFASLCAAELAAVAVRPEAGPVPAVGGAVVDRTPAAVKDFAVRTFGTADKLVLQLGILALLALFAVAVGLLATRHRRTAALLVFAFGALGAWAAVSRPEGRPLDALPSLLGGAAGAAVLLLLTSKLGAGTDAAPGTGPATGTGNVGSPDSGPVGSEAAGSTSEEHLPAASPGRGRAPAESAPAPASAPAPASAPAPAPAPAEATPGTAPELPRNMFPNGSRTDPPLPTDAPEHPTGGTADPAATDPAHPADDPAGPAAPGTPRPFDRRAFVLTATAAVAASAGAGLIGRRLNSDRQAGAATARSRITLPEPTDLARPLPPGADLRLPGLSPFTTPNRDFYRVDTALVVPRVDATRWRLTLHGRGLSTPLTYTYADLLRRPLIERDITLTCVSNQVGGPYVGTARWIGVRLADLLREAGVRPPSSGGPADQLVARSVDGMTLGSPVETVMDGRDALLALGMNGEPLPFDHGFPVRMLVPGLYGYVSACKWLQDLELTTFDDFDAYWVRRSWAREAPIKTQSRIDTPRPFASPKAGRVVVAGVAWAQHRGIARVEVRVDGGPWQDAALAAETSRDTWRQWSWPWQATPGNHSLEVRATDRAGDTQTERRTGTVPDGATGLHSVVVTVP
- a CDS encoding RNA helicase; translated protein: MTEDLSPAERYAASRIRAAEDATALAPFRALYEFDLDPFQIEACQALESGKGVLVAAPTGSGKTIVGEFAVHLALTQGGKCFYTTPIKALSNQKYQDLVKRYGADKVGLLTGDNSVNADAPVVVMTTEVLRNMLYAGSQSLLGLAYVVMDEVHYLSDRFRGAVWEEVIIHLPESVTLVSLSATVSNAEEFGDWLDTVRGDTAVIVSEHRPVPLWQHVLAGRKMYDLFEESDDGRGGRREVNPDLLRMARLENQKTYNPRDRRKGKMVREADRERERRSRTRIWTPSRAEVIERLDSAGLLPAITFIFSRAGCEAAVQQCMYAGLRLNDEDARQRVREIVEERTASIPGEDLHVLGYYEWLEGLERGIAAHHAGMLPTFKEVVEELFVKGLVKAVFATETLALGINMPARSVVLEKLVKWNGEQHADITPGEYTQLTGRAGRRGIDVEGHAAVLWQRGMDPSALAGLAGTRTYPLRSSFKPSYNMAVNLVQQFGRHRSRELLETSFAQFQADKSVVGISKQVQRNEEGLEGYEQGMTCHLGDFQEYAGMRRDLKDRETELAKQGAAQRRVAAAESLEKLRVGDVIHVPTGKFAGLALVLDPGVPAGRTNGHRRGFEHHDGPRPLVLTAERQVKRLAEIDFPVPVEALERMRIPKSFNPRSPQSRRDLASQLRTKAGHIAPDRHRKGRAAAADDREIARLRTALRAHPCHGCDEREDHARWAERYYRLQRDTRQLEQRIEGRTNTIARTFDRIYALLTELDYLRGDEATEHGKRLARLYGELDLLASECLRDGVWEGLSPAELAACVSALVYEARQSDDAVAPKVPGGAAKEALGEMVRIWGRLDALEEDHRINQTEGVGQREPDLGFAWAVFMWASGKGLDEVLREAEMPAGDFVRWCKQVIDVLGQVAAAAPREDSTVGKNARKAVDAVLRGVVAYSSVG
- a CDS encoding NAD(P)/FAD-dependent oxidoreductase: MSGTGMRSRAGDRGAGTAIRTAVVGGGVAGLTAAHVLSRAHHVTLYDAEPRLGGHAHTHDVPSADGRVHRVDSGFIVHNRRTYPHLLRLFGELGVETQESEMSMSVRCEGCGLEYAGARGPGGLFAQPRNAVRPAYLRMLAEVPLFHRRARQLMEHGAHDGLTLGEFVRRGKFSAYFVAHFLTPLVSAVWSCDPATSLRYPARYLFRFLAHHGMLSVGGSPAWRTVVGGSREYVERAAKQLDAVHTATPVRALRRHADGVEVTTEDGTTLPYDRVVVAVHPDQALRLLADATEAERRVLGAFRYSRNPTLLHTDTSVLPRSPRARASWNYLMPSCTSGADRVHVSYDMNRLQRLDAPERYVVTLGGEETVDQGRVVARMTYEHPVYTPESVAAQAELPALNSATTAYAGAYHGWGFHEDGCRSGVMAAAALGVDW
- a CDS encoding pseudouridine synthase codes for the protein MPRRPRRPTTAVSPLPQRLGIDALHLTLPPVGDDSPPTVREHLIARLAAAGPGTVDRMLDEGAFVTADGTSLAADAPYAPGLHLWFHRVLAPEPPVPFPIEVLHRDARILIADKPHFLATTPRGAHITQTALARLRHDLDLPTLSPAHRLDRLTAGVLLLVIDPTARGAYQNLFRDRHVTKRYEALAAHRPALPLPRTVRSRIEKTPGIVAAREVPGEPNSESRIELLDHRGDMARYRLTPHTGRTHQLRVHMNALGLPILGDPYFPTLTDPAPHDFTRPLQLLARTLEFTDPITGTHHRFESRRTLQAWTDPEGWATGT